The Geobacter sp. AOG2 genome includes a window with the following:
- the ispE gene encoding 4-(cytidine 5'-diphospho)-2-C-methyl-D-erythritol kinase: MKSLTLQAPAKVNYRLDVIRRRPDGYHDLRMVMQRVNLCDIITLTLTKTPGISVTCGKKGVPDGPGNIAWKAAKILLDLANQGQGAIIDIVKNIPVAAGLGGGSSDAASVLMGMNELMGLGLSDERLMEIGVTLGADVPFFIFRKTALAEGIGEQLTPMPAMPAAWVLLVNPGVHVSTAWVYRSLQLTNREGLAKLPELFRSIEDICSIFSNDLESVTVPSFPVIAEIKETMLREGAAGAMMSGSGPTVFGLFRDRESAERAGTVLTDGTGWFAAVAETI; encoded by the coding sequence GTGAAGAGCCTGACGTTGCAAGCCCCTGCCAAGGTCAACTACCGCCTGGACGTGATCCGCCGGAGGCCTGATGGATATCACGACCTGCGCATGGTCATGCAGCGGGTAAACCTGTGCGATATAATTACCTTGACCCTGACCAAGACCCCCGGCATCAGCGTAACCTGTGGTAAAAAAGGCGTACCCGACGGGCCTGGGAACATCGCCTGGAAAGCGGCAAAAATCCTGCTCGATTTGGCAAATCAGGGGCAGGGAGCAATCATCGACATCGTCAAGAATATCCCGGTCGCCGCCGGACTAGGCGGTGGCAGTAGTGATGCCGCCTCGGTCCTGATGGGCATGAACGAGTTGATGGGGCTGGGGCTCTCGGATGAGCGTCTGATGGAGATCGGCGTTACACTGGGTGCCGACGTGCCTTTCTTCATCTTCCGGAAAACTGCCCTGGCGGAGGGCATCGGCGAACAACTCACCCCTATGCCGGCCATGCCTGCCGCATGGGTGTTGCTGGTAAATCCGGGTGTGCATGTCTCTACGGCTTGGGTTTATAGAAGTTTACAGTTGACAAACCGGGAAGGTCTGGCTAAACTCCCCGAGCTTTTTCGGAGTATTGAGGACATCTGTTCGATCTTTTCAAACGACCTCGAATCGGTGACCGTTCCCTCTTTTCCCGTCATCGCCGAGATCAAGGAAACTATGCTCCGCGAAGGTGCGGCAGGAGCCATGATGTCCGGCAGCGGTCCGACAGTCTTTGGCCTTTTCCGGGACCGAGAAAGTGCGGAACGGGCCGGCACCGTTCTGACCGACGGCACGGGCTGGTTCGCAGCCGTTGCCGAAACCATCTGA
- a CDS encoding flagellin, whose amino-acid sequence MAINDISLTSGMRNNLLSLQNTTTLINRTQTRLSTGKSVNTALDNPTNFFAAQTATARATDLSNRKDGMSEAVQMVSAANAGITGITSLIESAQGVAQAALATTSVTDRASYETTFNTLMTQITELASDSGYRGTNFLNSQNQTVEFAPATGGATLQIQGFDATATGLGLSTAGTGSGSIDWADSTTGTAGIQSSATQLENALNTLRSQSSTLSANLSVVTSRQTFTDNMVSTLQTGADNLTLADTNQEGANLLMLQTRQSLGITSLSLASQAAQAVLKLF is encoded by the coding sequence ATGGCAATCAACGACATCTCCCTTACCAGCGGCATGAGGAACAACCTGTTGTCCCTCCAGAACACTACCACCCTCATCAACCGGACCCAGACCCGTCTGTCCACCGGCAAGTCGGTCAACACCGCTCTCGACAACCCGACCAACTTCTTTGCCGCCCAGACCGCAACAGCCCGCGCCACCGACCTGTCCAACCGCAAGGATGGCATGAGCGAGGCCGTGCAGATGGTTTCCGCAGCCAACGCGGGCATCACCGGCATCACCTCTTTGATCGAGTCCGCCCAAGGTGTCGCCCAGGCTGCACTGGCCACCACCAGCGTCACCGACCGTGCCAGCTACGAAACCACCTTCAACACCCTGATGACTCAGATCACCGAGTTGGCCAGCGATTCCGGCTACCGCGGCACCAACTTCCTCAACAGCCAGAACCAGACTGTTGAATTCGCTCCCGCAACCGGCGGCGCTACGCTGCAGATCCAGGGTTTCGACGCCACTGCAACCGGCCTGGGCCTGAGCACGGCAGGAACGGGAAGCGGAAGTATCGACTGGGCGGATTCCACCACCGGCACCGCCGGTATTCAGTCTTCGGCAACCCAGCTCGAAAACGCGCTCAACACCTTGCGCAGCCAGTCTTCAACGCTGTCCGCAAACCTTAGTGTCGTCACGTCACGCCAGACCTTTACCGACAACATGGTCAGCACACTCCAGACCGGTGCCGACAACCTGACCCTGGCCGATACCAACCAGGAAGGCGCCAACCTGCTGATGCTGCAGACCCGCCAGAGCCTGGGTATCACCTCCTTGAGCCTGGCTTCGCAGGCAGCTCAGGCAGTTCTGAAACTGTTCTAA
- a CDS encoding tetratricopeptide repeat protein: MASVIGSDSLSSIFAAMVDTTNRQSASNTALNNGLTFYQNGKYQQAVNAFRMSISYNADDGTGNNKTAYNYLAKAYAALGKDKEAIAAYKQSLKLDNTQDDIHVALANIYIQDGKNAEAEKELKAAMTADPQNVVAPYTLGQLLTKEGKPQEAESYFRTAVKLSPTDGNAYYGLGLSLDEQGKTSDAIPVLKKAVSLKSDFAAAIYELGNAYYKSGQKDQVTSQISALENIDTTESNTYATDLTNMISQPKITTIDTTKSTFNTTLGAVPLLAIDTDFVQADSSKEVSVTFLFDSEMDAGSVMNIGNWSITKAQGATINKDTGLYDNGAYRSTDTVVSPIPSRVMYDATTHEATIYFSLRQNDSSTGTIDTSRIIFSFNGTDASGKSMDSSGNQIDGFSGESF, from the coding sequence ATGGCATCGGTCATTGGTTCAGACAGCCTCAGTTCCATTTTCGCCGCCATGGTGGATACAACAAACCGCCAGAGTGCGTCCAATACCGCGTTGAACAACGGCTTGACCTTTTATCAAAACGGCAAGTACCAGCAGGCGGTTAACGCTTTCAGGATGTCCATCTCATACAACGCCGACGATGGCACCGGAAACAATAAGACCGCCTACAATTATCTGGCTAAGGCCTATGCGGCCCTTGGCAAGGACAAGGAGGCGATTGCCGCCTACAAGCAATCCCTCAAGTTGGACAACACCCAGGACGATATCCATGTGGCCCTGGCGAATATTTATATCCAGGACGGCAAGAATGCCGAAGCCGAAAAGGAATTGAAGGCGGCCATGACGGCCGACCCGCAGAATGTCGTCGCACCCTATACCCTCGGGCAACTCCTCACCAAGGAAGGCAAACCGCAAGAGGCGGAAAGCTACTTCAGAACCGCCGTCAAACTCTCACCCACAGACGGCAACGCCTACTACGGCCTTGGACTAAGCCTTGACGAACAGGGCAAGACAAGCGATGCCATCCCGGTGCTGAAAAAGGCTGTCTCGCTCAAGTCAGACTTCGCTGCGGCAATCTACGAACTCGGCAACGCCTACTACAAAAGCGGCCAGAAGGATCAGGTAACATCCCAGATTTCGGCACTGGAAAATATTGATACCACCGAATCCAATACCTATGCCACCGACCTGACGAATATGATCAGCCAGCCCAAAATTACTACCATCGATACAACGAAAAGCACATTTAACACAACCCTCGGAGCAGTGCCGCTCCTGGCCATCGATACGGACTTTGTCCAGGCTGATTCCTCAAAAGAGGTTTCGGTGACCTTCCTGTTTGACTCGGAGATGGACGCCGGGTCGGTAATGAATATCGGCAACTGGAGCATCACCAAGGCCCAGGGTGCAACCATCAACAAAGATACCGGACTATACGACAACGGTGCCTACCGTTCCACGGACACTGTAGTGTCGCCCATTCCTTCCAGGGTAATGTACGATGCGACCACCCATGAGGCAACGATCTATTTTTCTCTCAGGCAGAACGATTCGTCGACAGGAACCATAGATACTTCCAGGATCATTTTCAGTTTCAACGGCACGGATGCCAGCGGTAAATCAATGGATTCCAGCGGCAACCAGATCGACGGTTTTTCAGGCGAATCATTTTGA